A single Candidatus Polarisedimenticolia bacterium DNA region contains:
- a CDS encoding beta-ketoacyl synthase N-terminal-like domain-containing protein: MRGQRVTAGDCVVSGVGMVAAPGRTPQDVHLALCRGVPCWPPDSSARSGGALPGEPPSAPIEGFTIKDHLDRRGLKDLSRTSQLACAAAAPLAAALDGVPPSEVGVVLGSGWGSLSTVVDFEWETCTVPVRLVNPLLFAETVSNVPAGQISIQFGWSAFNLTVSSGPASGLVAMREGLELLSAGKAPVVVAGGADAINMPALRVLRADGMTASGPDSRPFGLARSGAVGGEGACLFILESPERARARGARPLARLRCATVRFAAPRESAPGPRAEDLARLLRELLDQIALEPRDVQLVAASACGSPEGDWVEARAIREVFGGGAEAPLVMAPKGILGETWGASGPLAAAAVIESMRTGRIPGRPRGFVPDPDLPPINMPPEPLARRVRNAVVLARTETGHLSALLLSEPEGNDAA; encoded by the coding sequence GTGAGGGGCCAGCGGGTGACCGCCGGCGACTGTGTTGTGAGCGGTGTCGGCATGGTCGCCGCCCCGGGGCGGACTCCTCAAGATGTCCACCTGGCGCTCTGCCGGGGCGTGCCGTGCTGGCCGCCGGACTCCAGCGCGCGGTCCGGCGGCGCCCTCCCCGGCGAGCCGCCGTCCGCGCCGATTGAAGGCTTCACCATCAAAGATCACCTCGACCGCCGCGGGCTCAAGGACTTGTCGCGGACATCCCAGCTGGCGTGCGCTGCGGCGGCCCCCCTTGCGGCTGCGCTCGACGGCGTGCCGCCCTCGGAAGTGGGGGTCGTGCTGGGGTCCGGCTGGGGAAGTCTCTCGACCGTCGTCGACTTCGAATGGGAGACCTGCACCGTCCCGGTGCGCCTGGTGAACCCGCTGCTGTTCGCGGAAACCGTTTCGAACGTCCCCGCCGGGCAGATCTCGATCCAGTTCGGCTGGTCGGCGTTCAACCTGACTGTGTCGAGCGGCCCGGCCTCCGGGCTCGTGGCCATGCGGGAGGGGCTCGAGCTTCTGTCCGCCGGGAAGGCGCCGGTCGTGGTCGCCGGGGGGGCGGACGCGATCAACATGCCCGCGCTGCGCGTCCTGCGGGCCGACGGGATGACCGCCTCCGGACCCGACTCGCGGCCGTTCGGGCTGGCGCGGAGCGGGGCGGTGGGCGGCGAAGGGGCCTGCCTGTTCATTCTCGAGTCGCCGGAACGCGCTCGCGCCCGCGGTGCCCGGCCGCTGGCCCGTCTGCGCTGCGCCACCGTGCGCTTCGCGGCGCCGCGGGAGTCGGCGCCCGGACCACGGGCCGAGGACCTGGCAAGGCTGCTCCGGGAATTGCTCGACCAGATCGCGCTTGAGCCGCGGGATGTGCAGCTCGTCGCGGCCTCCGCCTGCGGTTCGCCCGAGGGAGATTGGGTGGAGGCGCGGGCGATCCGCGAGGTCTTCGGCGGCGGCGCGGAGGCGCCCCTGGTGATGGCCCCGAAGGGGATCCTCGGCGAGACCTGGGGCGCGTCCGGGCCGCTGGCCGCAGCTGCCGTCATCGAGTCGATGAGGACCGGCCGCATCCCTGGCCGGCCGCGCGGCTTCGTGCCTGACCCTGACCTGCCCCCGATCAACATGCCGCCCGAGCCGCTGGCGAGGCGGGTGCGGAACGCCGTCGTCCTGGCCCGGACGGAGACCGGACACCTTTCCGCCCTGCTGCTCTCGGAGCCGGAGGGGAACGATGCCGCCTGA